A portion of the Equus quagga isolate Etosha38 chromosome 17, UCLA_HA_Equagga_1.0, whole genome shotgun sequence genome contains these proteins:
- the PRR33 gene encoding proline-rich protein 33 encodes MLISAASMAPEAVGPCPQGIPGPPPPLLPKPGKDNLRLQKLLRKAARKKMTGGGPPAPLGAFRISLSPVSEASHDQETTAPQSAEAPRPAEARCPAEVPHPAEAPRPAEAPRPAEAPRPAEAPRVVAALPRTPHTPVIHHVVSPLQKSTFSFSLTQRRSLATHFKATSPQLVTPAPEPTRSPSGFAQVLAPAVGATHVSQVHIRLTPSPQAGISEHPQTALDGGPGSQDQDTALCLPGAQPLIPVAHIRPLPTGAQTASPWPEVSPVPRPPPGFQASVPREVSTRVAVPIAPTYHSPGLSPYRPASVAPDAECTEEPPTTGPTAVPEQVSSPHRASSPTPPSGPHPCPVPKVAPKPQLSGWIRLKKQLMEEPPFPGPEPSPERAEQEVTVPTSPVPRPPVSRASRMWDAVLYRMSVAESRGSPAGPRDGACTLAGLGRLPFLCRPRFNARKLQEVATRPPPTSRPVLELSPQPRNFNRTAAGWRLQ; translated from the coding sequence ATGCTCATCTCAGCTGCCTCCATGGCCCCTGAGGCAGTTGGCCCGTGCCCCCAAGGCATCCCTGGACCCCCACCACCCCTCCTGCCCAAGCCGGGGAAGGACAACCTGCGTCTGCAGAAACTTCTGAGGAAGGCAGCCCGGAAGAAGATGACTGGGGGCGGGCCCCCTGCCCCGCTGGGGGCTTTCCGCATCTCCCTGTCCCCTGTGAGTGAGGCCAGCCACGACCAGGAGACCACAGCCCCACAATCTGCCGAGGCCCCGCGCCCTGCCGAAGCCCGGTGCCCTGCCGAGGTCCCACACCCTGCCGAGGCCCCACGCCCTGCTGAAGCCCCACGGCCTGCTGAGGCCCCACGGCCTGCTGAGGCCCCGCGCGTGGTGGCTGCACTACCCCGCACCCCCCACACCCCCGTCATCCACCACGTGGTGTCCCCCCTTCAGAAATCCACATTCTCCTTCAGCCTCACCCAGCGCAGGAGCCTGGCCACTCACTTTAAGGCCACGAGTCCCCAGCTGGTAACTCCGGCCCCAGAACCCACGCGGTCCCCCAGTGGCTTCGCCCAAGTCTTGGCTCCTGCAGTGGGGGCTACCCACGTCAGCCAGGTGCACATTCGTCTGACGCCGTCCCCACAGGCTGGGATCTCTGAGCACCCCCAGACAGCCCTGGATGGGGGGCCTGGCAGCCAGGACCAAGACACAGCATTGTGCcttcctggggcccagcccctgATCCCAGTGGCCCATATCCGCCCACTGCCCACTGGGGCCCAGACTGCCAGTCCCTGGCCTGAGGTGTCCCCGGTGCCCAGGCCACCCCCTGGCTTCCAGGCCTCAGTGCCCAGAGAAGTCAGCACCCGGGTTGCGGTGCCCATAGCCCCCACCTACCACTCTCCAGGACTCTCGCCTTACAGGCCAGCCTCTGTGGCCCCTGATGCTGAGTGCACGGAGGAGCCCCCAACGACTGGCCCTACTGCAGTGCCTGAGCAGGTCTCCAGCCCCCACCGGGCCTCGTCCCCGACTCCACCATCAGGTCCCCACCCGTGCCCTGTCCCCAAAGTCGCACCCAAGCCTCAGCTCAGCGGCTGGATACGCCTCAAGAAGCAGCTGATGGAGGAGCCCCCATTCCCGGGGCCGGAGCCGAGCCCAGAGCGTGCGGAACAGGAGGTCACCGTCCCCACCAGTCCAGTACCCCGGCCTCCTGTCTCCCGGGCCTCCAGAATGTGGGACGCAGTGCTGTACCGCATGTCGGTGGCTGAGTCCCGTGGCAGCCCGGCGGGGCCCAGGGACGGGGCGTGCACCCTGGCCGGCCTCGGCCGCCTACCCTTCCTCTGTCGGCCTCGCTTCAATGCCCGGAAGCTGCAGGAGGTGGCCACCAGGCCCCCTCCCACGAGCCGCCCTGTCCTGGAGTTGAGCCCCCAGCCCAGGAACTTCAACAGGACGGCGGCGGGCTGGAGGCTGCAGTGA